The Pseudodesulfovibrio sp. zrk46 genome contains a region encoding:
- a CDS encoding dihydroorotate dehydrogenase — MDMNVSFGGLDIKNPIMTASGTFGFGLEFAPYGDLSKLGAIVAKGLSLKPREGNPMPRIAETPCGMLNAIGIQNPGVESFVNMALPALKKQDVAVIANLYACDAEEFGELAGVLAAEEGVAALEVNVSCPNVKEGGIAFGQDPAQIGKVTEAVKKNAGDKHVMVKLSPNVTDIVVCAKAAVDGGADSLSLINTLAGMAVDIRNRKPRIANVIAGLSGPAIKPVALRCVHQVVQAVDVPVVGIGGISSAEDVLEFLLVGAQAVQVGTANFLRPDFAFTLAEEVESLLKEVGAESLQEFRGSIQLPL; from the coding sequence ATGGATATGAACGTATCTTTCGGCGGTCTGGACATCAAAAATCCGATCATGACCGCATCCGGTACTTTTGGTTTCGGCCTGGAGTTTGCCCCCTATGGTGATCTGAGCAAGCTGGGCGCCATCGTTGCCAAGGGGCTTTCCTTGAAGCCTCGTGAGGGCAATCCCATGCCGCGCATAGCAGAAACTCCGTGCGGTATGCTCAATGCCATTGGCATTCAGAATCCCGGTGTGGAGAGTTTCGTCAACATGGCTCTGCCTGCGCTCAAGAAGCAGGACGTGGCTGTCATCGCCAACCTCTATGCCTGCGATGCCGAAGAGTTCGGTGAGCTGGCAGGGGTGCTGGCGGCGGAAGAGGGCGTGGCCGCGCTTGAGGTCAATGTCTCCTGTCCCAACGTAAAAGAGGGCGGTATCGCCTTTGGTCAGGATCCGGCCCAGATCGGCAAGGTGACCGAGGCTGTGAAAAAGAATGCGGGCGACAAGCACGTCATGGTCAAATTGTCTCCCAATGTCACGGACATCGTGGTGTGTGCCAAGGCTGCCGTGGACGGTGGAGCAGACTCTCTGTCCCTCATCAACACGCTTGCCGGCATGGCTGTGGATATCCGTAACCGCAAGCCGCGCATCGCCAACGTGATCGCAGGGCTGTCCGGTCCGGCCATCAAGCCTGTGGCGCTTCGTTGCGTGCATCAGGTTGTCCAGGCTGTAGATGTTCCGGTTGTCGGCATTGGAGGCATTTCTTCTGCTGAAGACGTACTGGAATTCTTGCTGGTTGGTGCTCAGGCTGTTCAGGTTGGCACGGCAAACTTCCTCCGTCCCGATTTCGCCTTCACGCTTGCTGAAGAAGTGGAATCATTACTAAAAGAGGTCGGAGCCGAGAGCCTGCAAGAGTTTAGGGGCAGTATTCAACTCCCGCTTTAG